The Salmo trutta chromosome 6, fSalTru1.1, whole genome shotgun sequence genome has a window encoding:
- the LOC115195616 gene encoding polyadenylate-binding protein 2-B isoform X1, producing MAEFGNGMDSGMTEESLLDSDPGHPELEDPGVGDEEPGLEEGEAAIEDPELEAIKARVREMEEEAEKLKELQNEVEKQMNLSPPPAGPVIMSIEEKMEADARSIYVGNVDYGATAEELEAHFHGCGSVNRVTILCDKFTGHPKGFAYIEFSDKESVRTAMALDESLFRGRQIKVGVKRTNRPGISTTDRGFPRARFRSRGGNFNPSRARYYSGYTPPRGRGRAFRFQDQWRLTTPAPVAAAPPNVSAGSLSLSAPAMHTHPILSVWGGGGQGDHRATAGGIYYNKR from the exons ATGGCGGAGTTCGGTAACGGAATGGACTCCGGGATGACGGAAGAATCCCTGCTGGACTCAGACCCAGGGCACCCAGAACTAGAAGACCCGGGTGTTGGCGATGAGGAACCTggattagaggagggagaggccGCGATCGAGGACCCG gaGCTGGAGGCGATCAAAGCTCGGGtgcgagagatggaggaggaagcaGAAAAGCTGAAGGAGTTACAGAACGAGGTGGAGAAACAGATGAATCTTAGCCCTCCACCAG CCGGTCCCGTCATCATGTCCATCGAGGAGAAAATGGAAGCCGACGCGAGATCTATCTATGTTGGAAAC GTTGATTACGGCGCCACGGCGGAGGAGCTAGAAGCCCACTTCCACGGTTGCGGCTCCGTCAACAGAGTCACTATCCTGTGTGACAAGTTCACAGGGCATCCCAAAGG GTTTGCCTATATTGAGTTTTCAGACAAGGAGTCTGTGAGGACGGCCATGGCATTGGACGAGTCTCTGTTCAGAGGAAGGCAGATTAAG GTGGGTGTGAAGAGAACAAACAGGCCAGGTATCAGCACCACAGACCGCGGGTTTCCTCGGGCCCGCTTCCGCTCACGAGGAGGGAACTTTAACCCGTCGCGCGCACGTTACTACAGTGGCTACACACCGCCCAGAGGCAGAGGACGGGCCTTCAG GTTTcaggaccagtggaggctgaCAACCCCTGCTCCGGTGGCCGCGGCGCCCCCCAATGTCTCggcagggtctctctctctctctgctcctgctATGCACACTCACCCCATCCTgtctgtgtgggggggagggggtcagGGCGATCACAGGGCTACCGCAGGGGGCATTTACTACAACAAGCGTTGA
- the LOC115195616 gene encoding polyadenylate-binding protein 2-B isoform X2: MAEFGNGMDSGMTEESLLDSDPGHPELEDPGVGDEEPGLEEGEAAIEDPELEAIKARVREMEEEAEKLKELQNEVEKQMNLSPPPAGPVIMSIEEKMEADARSIYVGNVDYGATAEELEAHFHGCGSVNRVTILCDKFTGHPKGFAYIEFSDKESVRTAMALDESLFRGRQIKVGVKRTNRPGISTTDRGFPRARFRSRGGNFNPSRARYYSGYTPPRGRGRAFRGRGRTTSWYSPY, translated from the exons ATGGCGGAGTTCGGTAACGGAATGGACTCCGGGATGACGGAAGAATCCCTGCTGGACTCAGACCCAGGGCACCCAGAACTAGAAGACCCGGGTGTTGGCGATGAGGAACCTggattagaggagggagaggccGCGATCGAGGACCCG gaGCTGGAGGCGATCAAAGCTCGGGtgcgagagatggaggaggaagcaGAAAAGCTGAAGGAGTTACAGAACGAGGTGGAGAAACAGATGAATCTTAGCCCTCCACCAG CCGGTCCCGTCATCATGTCCATCGAGGAGAAAATGGAAGCCGACGCGAGATCTATCTATGTTGGAAAC GTTGATTACGGCGCCACGGCGGAGGAGCTAGAAGCCCACTTCCACGGTTGCGGCTCCGTCAACAGAGTCACTATCCTGTGTGACAAGTTCACAGGGCATCCCAAAGG GTTTGCCTATATTGAGTTTTCAGACAAGGAGTCTGTGAGGACGGCCATGGCATTGGACGAGTCTCTGTTCAGAGGAAGGCAGATTAAG GTGGGTGTGAAGAGAACAAACAGGCCAGGTATCAGCACCACAGACCGCGGGTTTCCTCGGGCCCGCTTCCGCTCACGAGGAGGGAACTTTAACCCGTCGCGCGCACGTTACTACAGTGGCTACACACCGCCCAGAGGCAGAGGACGGGCCTTCAG gGGCCGAGGGCGAACAACATCGTGGTATTCCCCTTACTAA
- the LOC115195616 gene encoding polyadenylate-binding protein 2-B isoform X3: protein MEEEAEKLKELQNEVEKQMNLSPPPAGPVIMSIEEKMEADARSIYVGNVDYGATAEELEAHFHGCGSVNRVTILCDKFTGHPKGFAYIEFSDKESVRTAMALDESLFRGRQIKVGVKRTNRPGISTTDRGFPRARFRSRGGNFNPSRARYYSGYTPPRGRGRAFRFQDQWRLTTPAPVAAAPPNVSAGSLSLSAPAMHTHPILSVWGGGGQGDHRATAGGIYYNKR, encoded by the exons atggaggaggaagcaGAAAAGCTGAAGGAGTTACAGAACGAGGTGGAGAAACAGATGAATCTTAGCCCTCCACCAG CCGGTCCCGTCATCATGTCCATCGAGGAGAAAATGGAAGCCGACGCGAGATCTATCTATGTTGGAAAC GTTGATTACGGCGCCACGGCGGAGGAGCTAGAAGCCCACTTCCACGGTTGCGGCTCCGTCAACAGAGTCACTATCCTGTGTGACAAGTTCACAGGGCATCCCAAAGG GTTTGCCTATATTGAGTTTTCAGACAAGGAGTCTGTGAGGACGGCCATGGCATTGGACGAGTCTCTGTTCAGAGGAAGGCAGATTAAG GTGGGTGTGAAGAGAACAAACAGGCCAGGTATCAGCACCACAGACCGCGGGTTTCCTCGGGCCCGCTTCCGCTCACGAGGAGGGAACTTTAACCCGTCGCGCGCACGTTACTACAGTGGCTACACACCGCCCAGAGGCAGAGGACGGGCCTTCAG GTTTcaggaccagtggaggctgaCAACCCCTGCTCCGGTGGCCGCGGCGCCCCCCAATGTCTCggcagggtctctctctctctctgctcctgctATGCACACTCACCCCATCCTgtctgtgtgggggggagggggtcagGGCGATCACAGGGCTACCGCAGGGGGCATTTACTACAACAAGCGTTGA